One window from the genome of Chroococcidiopsis sp. TS-821 encodes:
- a CDS encoding DUF2973 domain-containing protein codes for MLHLLYILAFTILALIAVSNLIRNLLMFSRERDKAYPVRSPQNSQGSYSACAGSSHSVPHPELLDTSGNIIKDPLLVIRSISVEDARQQLDALYESSPGYKGENQEEA; via the coding sequence ATGTTACACCTGCTTTACATTTTAGCTTTTACAATTCTTGCCTTAATTGCTGTCAGTAATTTAATTCGCAATCTACTGATGTTCAGTCGGGAACGCGACAAAGCTTATCCGGTGCGATCGCCGCAAAACAGTCAAGGTAGTTATTCGGCTTGCGCCGGATCGTCTCATTCCGTACCACATCCAGAATTATTAGACACTTCAGGAAATATTATCAAAGACCCGCTTTTAGTTATTCGTTCGATTAGCGTTGAAGATGCACGCCAACAACTTGATGCACTCTACGAGTCCTCCCCTGGCTACAAAGGAGAAAATCAAGAAGAAGCATAA
- a CDS encoding GH1 family beta-glucosidase: MFQFPEKFLWGVATAAYQIEGAWNEDGKGQSIWDTFTHRPHTIHNNENGDIACNHYHQMPEDVRLMQELGIQTYRFSISWSRVLPQGTGDINHKGLDFYDQLVDKLLAAEIIPNATLFHWDLPQALQERGGWNNRDSVEWFAEYAQVIFARLGDRVPLWSTHNEPWSHAFQGHSFANHAPGIASAAVAYQTVHHLLLSHGKVVQIFRQGGYKGEIGIVLSFRHYLSASDSESDRAACQRAYDDKVSMFLQPLFRGHYPEQLIDWLGTQAPQIQDGDLELIQQPIDYLGVNYYYTLSISFASNGGLLKLKPAPFSAPGWGHTEMGWGINPEGLKAVLLDIKENYGNPKMYITENGCALQDQPDTTGFVADWGRINYLRDHLRAIHEAIQSGANIQGYYLWSFLDNFEWSNGYRPRFGIVRVDFDTCKRTPKQSAYWYKATIARNGIES, translated from the coding sequence GTGTTCCAATTTCCAGAAAAATTTCTTTGGGGTGTCGCAACTGCTGCTTACCAAATCGAAGGCGCGTGGAATGAGGATGGTAAAGGACAAAGTATCTGGGATACTTTCACGCACCGCCCTCATACCATACACAACAACGAAAACGGCGATATTGCCTGTAACCACTATCATCAAATGCCTGAAGATGTCAGGTTGATGCAAGAATTGGGAATACAGACGTATCGCTTTTCAATTTCTTGGTCGCGCGTATTACCGCAAGGTACGGGTGATATTAACCATAAGGGACTTGATTTTTACGACCAGCTTGTCGATAAATTACTGGCAGCAGAAATCATCCCAAATGCCACATTATTTCATTGGGATTTACCGCAAGCGCTGCAAGAGCGAGGTGGTTGGAATAATCGCGACAGTGTTGAGTGGTTTGCTGAGTACGCGCAGGTGATATTTGCGCGCTTGGGCGATCGCGTGCCATTATGGTCTACGCATAACGAACCTTGGTCGCACGCATTTCAAGGACATAGCTTCGCAAATCACGCACCAGGAATTGCCAGTGCAGCGGTTGCTTACCAAACGGTGCATCACCTATTGTTATCGCATGGCAAAGTGGTACAAATCTTTCGCCAAGGAGGCTATAAAGGAGAAATTGGGATTGTTTTAAGTTTTCGCCATTACTTAAGCGCCAGCGACAGTGAAAGCGATCGCGCAGCATGTCAACGCGCCTATGACGATAAAGTATCAATGTTTTTACAACCGCTGTTTCGCGGACACTATCCAGAACAACTCATCGATTGGTTAGGTACGCAAGCACCACAAATCCAAGACGGCGATCTGGAATTAATTCAACAGCCAATTGATTATTTAGGTGTCAATTACTACTACACCCTATCAATCTCTTTTGCGTCGAATGGCGGCTTACTCAAGCTGAAACCAGCACCTTTTTCGGCACCAGGCTGGGGTCATACCGAAATGGGTTGGGGCATCAATCCCGAAGGATTAAAAGCGGTTTTGCTTGATATAAAAGAAAACTACGGCAATCCTAAGATGTATATTACGGAAAATGGTTGTGCGCTGCAAGACCAACCTGATACTACAGGGTTTGTTGCTGATTGGGGACGCATTAATTATTTAAGAGATCACTTACGTGCCATCCACGAAGCTATTCAATCAGGTGCGAATATTCAAGGTTATTATTTATGGAGTTTTCTAGATAACTTTGAGTGGTCAAATGGCTATCGACCGCGCTTCGGCATTGTACGTGTCGATTTTGATACGTGCAAGCGAACTCCTAAGCAAAGTGCTTACTGGTACAAAGCAACAATTGCTCGCAATGGTATCGAGTCGTGA
- a CDS encoding glycosyltransferase, translated as MTENPMQITILAIGSRGDVQPYIALGLGLQAAGHQVQLASYARFAEFVRSYGIEFAAVGANPQDYIQALSTNVDYWRIFCDNLEQLLEDCWNCCQGTEAIIYSQVALPGYHIAEKLKIPCFAAFTNPLTRTRAFPHPLYTSSINLGGTYNWLTYVIHEQLRWQSVRQKINRWRQDLGLSPVPFTGLYSRLQQQQIPVLHCFSPTVIPKPKDWSNWAYVTGYWFLEHLPEWKPPDDLVDFINSGIPPIYIGFGSMSERNPEMVINLVLDSLVQTKQRGILFSNWGSLQNVDLPDNVFLMTSSVPHDWLFPLCRAIVHHGGAGTTAAALRAGVPSVVIPFGVDQPFWGQRVADLGVGTSPIRQQELTQDKLIAAIQDVTSNQTLLARAQILGDRIRAEDGVKQAVEIIQSYLNYS; from the coding sequence ATGACCGAAAACCCCATGCAAATTACGATCTTAGCGATTGGTAGTCGAGGTGATGTGCAGCCCTACATAGCATTAGGGCTAGGTTTACAAGCTGCTGGTCATCAAGTGCAACTTGCGTCTTATGCTCGATTTGCAGAATTCGTCCGCAGTTATGGGATAGAATTCGCTGCTGTTGGTGCTAATCCTCAAGATTACATCCAAGCTTTGTCAACAAATGTTGATTACTGGCGAATCTTTTGCGATAACCTAGAACAATTGCTAGAAGATTGCTGGAACTGCTGTCAAGGCACTGAAGCAATTATTTATTCTCAAGTTGCCTTACCTGGCTATCACATTGCTGAAAAATTAAAAATACCGTGCTTTGCTGCGTTTACAAATCCTTTAACTCGCACGCGGGCATTTCCCCACCCGCTTTATACAAGTTCTATTAACCTTGGTGGCACTTACAACTGGTTAACATACGTCATTCACGAACAATTGCGTTGGCAATCGGTGCGACAAAAAATCAATCGCTGGCGACAGGATTTAGGCTTATCACCTGTACCTTTCACGGGTCTTTACTCTCGATTACAACAGCAGCAAATACCTGTTCTTCATTGTTTTAGCCCAACTGTTATTCCCAAACCAAAAGATTGGTCAAACTGGGCTTATGTCACTGGCTATTGGTTTTTGGAACACTTGCCAGAATGGAAGCCACCAGACGATTTAGTTGATTTTATTAATTCAGGAATACCGCCAATTTACATTGGTTTCGGTAGCATGAGCGAACGCAATCCAGAAATGGTGATAAATTTAGTGCTAGATAGTTTGGTGCAAACAAAACAGCGCGGTATCTTGTTTTCGAATTGGGGCAGTTTACAAAATGTGGACTTACCGGATAATGTATTTTTGATGACTAGCAGCGTTCCTCATGATTGGTTGTTTCCGTTGTGTCGTGCTATTGTTCATCATGGTGGTGCGGGAACAACAGCCGCGGCTTTACGTGCAGGCGTTCCTTCAGTTGTGATTCCTTTTGGTGTCGATCAACCATTTTGGGGACAGCGCGTTGCAGATTTAGGTGTGGGAACATCGCCGATCCGACAGCAAGAACTAACACAAGATAAGTTAATTGCTGCAATTCAAGACGTTACCAGCAATCAAACATTACTCGCTCGCGCGCAGATTCTAGGCGATCGCATTCGTGCTGAAGATGGAGTTAAACAGGCAGTCGAAATTATTCAAAGTTATCTAAATTATTCTTAA